A single genomic interval of Pseudomonadota bacterium harbors:
- a CDS encoding elongation factor Tu has product NVTLNVELVTPIALEKELRFAIREGGKTVGAGVVTEIIE; this is encoded by the coding sequence AATGTAACCCTCAACGTGGAACTCGTCACCCCCATCGCCCTGGAGAAGGAACTCCGCTTCGCCATCAGGGAAGGGGGCAAGACCGTAGGTGCTGGCGTTGTGACTGAGATAATAGAGTAG